Proteins from a genomic interval of Planctomycetota bacterium:
- a CDS encoding phosphoribosylaminoimidazolesuccinocarboxamide synthase, translating into MASPAALETTNLPLGPVHRGKVRDCYAWGERMLIVSTDRISAFDRVLPTPIPGKGRVLTAISAFWFDFLSRGTDPIPHHLITTDVDAMGLPAGIDREPLRGRTMLVKRAAVVPFECVVRGWLAGSGLAEYRAGGSVCGVPLPPGLAAGDRLPEPIFTPATKAVTGHDENVSFATMAAAIGGELADRLRRRSLDVYGRCAAHAVACGIVVADTKFEWGLTPDGDLLLVDEVLTPDSSRFWPADRLEPGRVPESFDKQFVRDWLAASGWDKSSPPPPLPAEVVARTAATYAEACRRLTGTVPPGMA; encoded by the coding sequence ATGGCCAGCCCCGCCGCGCTCGAGACGACGAATCTCCCCCTCGGCCCCGTCCACCGGGGGAAGGTGCGCGACTGCTACGCCTGGGGCGAGCGGATGCTGATCGTGAGCACCGACCGGATCAGCGCCTTCGACCGGGTGCTGCCGACCCCGATTCCCGGCAAGGGGCGCGTGCTCACGGCGATCTCGGCGTTTTGGTTCGACTTCCTGTCGCGCGGCACCGACCCGATCCCCCACCACCTCATCACCACCGACGTCGACGCGATGGGGCTACCGGCGGGGATCGACCGTGAGCCGCTTCGCGGCCGGACGATGCTCGTGAAGCGCGCGGCGGTGGTGCCGTTCGAGTGCGTGGTGCGCGGCTGGCTGGCCGGGTCCGGGCTGGCGGAGTACCGCGCCGGCGGGAGCGTGTGCGGCGTGCCCCTGCCGCCTGGGCTCGCGGCCGGCGACCGCCTCCCCGAGCCGATCTTCACCCCGGCGACGAAAGCCGTCACCGGCCACGACGAAAACGTCTCCTTCGCGACGATGGCGGCGGCAATCGGCGGGGAGCTCGCCGACCGGCTGCGGCGCCGGAGCCTCGACGTCTACGGGCGCTGCGCAGCCCACGCCGTGGCCTGCGGGATCGTCGTCGCCGACACGAAGTTCGAATGGGGGCTGACTCCGGACGGCGACCTGCTCTTGGTCGACGAGGTCCTGACGCCCGACAGCTCGCGGTTCTGGCCGGCCGATCGGCTCGAGCCGGGGCGGGTGCCGGAGTCGTTCGACAAGCAGTTCGTGCGCGACTGGCTCGCCGCCAGCGGCTGGGACAAGTCGAGCCCGCCGCCGCCGCTGCCCGCCGAGGTGGTGGCCCGCACCGCCGCCACCTATGCCGAGGCCTGCCGCCGGCTCACCGGCACCGTGCCGCCGGGGATGGCGTGA